A genomic region of Glycine max cultivar Williams 82 chromosome 15, Glycine_max_v4.0, whole genome shotgun sequence contains the following coding sequences:
- the LOC100796094 gene encoding uncharacterized protein isoform X1 — protein MAVTLTSTLFMALLFAASAFAALQPRVPEAYLQNGNFEEQPNPKNLQKTKLMGKYSLPKWEVNGLVEYVSGGPQPGGMFFPVTHGIHAVRLGNEASISQNIKVKPGQLYALILGASRTCAQDEVLRISVPAQTGDVPLQTLYSLNGDVIAWGFKATSSVVKVTFHNPGVQEDPSCGPLLDAIAIREFYPPMPTRVNLVKNPGFEEGPFPIFNSTNGVLLPPQQQDGFSPLPGWIIESLKAVKFIDSKHFNVPFGLGAVELVAGRESAIAQIIRTVTNKVYNITFSVGDAKNGCHGSMMVEAFAAKDTFKVPFKSEGKGTSKTVSFKFKAIAPRTRLTFYSSFYHTRIDDYGSLCGPVIDQVIVFPVA, from the exons ATGGCGGTGACTCTAACATCAACCCTCTTTATGGCTTTGCTATTTGCTGCTTCAGCTTTTGCTGCTCTTCAGCCTAGAGTACCTGAAG CTTACCTTCAAAATGGAAACTTTGAGGAGCAGCCAAACCCCAAAAACCTCCAGAAAACAAAGCTCATGGGGAAATATTCTTTGCCCAAATGGGAAGTCAATGGTCTGGTTGAGTATGTCTCTGGGGGTCCCCAACCTGGAGGCATGTTCTTCCCAGTGACTCATGGAATCCATGCTGTGAGGCTTGGCAATGAGGCCTCAATCTCCCAAAATATCAAGGTCAAACCCGGTCAACTGTATGCTCTAATTCTTGGGGCCTCAAGGACTTGTGCACAGGATGAAGTTTTGAGGATCTCTGTGCCTGCACAGACTGGTGATGTTCCTTTGCAGACCCTTTATAGCCTCAATGGTGATGTTATTGCTTGGGGGTTTAAGGCCACTTCTAGTGTTGTCAAAGTGACTTTCCACAACCCCGGAGTTCAAGAAGATCCATCTTGTGGCCCTCTTTTGGATGCCATTGCTATCAGAGAGTTCTACCCTCCAATGCCTACAAGAG TTAACTTGGTAAAAAATCCTGGCTTTGAGGAGGGTCCATTCCCCATTTTCAACTCAACCAATGGTGTTTTGCTCCCGCCTCAACAACAAGATGGCTTCTCCCCACTCCCTGGTTGGATTATTGAGTCACTCAAGGCTGTGAAGTTCATTGATTCAAAGCATTTCAATGTCCCATTTGGGCTGGGAGCAGTGGAGCTTGTGGCAGGCAGGGAAAGTGCCATTGCCCAAATCATCAGAACAGTTACCAACAAAGTCTACAACATCACATTTTCAGTTGGAGATGCCAAAAATGGGTGTCATGGATCAATGATGGTTGAAGCATTTGCCGCTAAAGATACCTTCAAAGTTCCCTTCAAATCTGAAGGGAAGGGAACATCCAAGACTGTAAGCTTCAAGTTCAAAGCAATTGCACCAAGAACCAGACTCACTTTCTACAGTTCCTTCTACCATACCAGAATTGATGACTATGGTTCTCTTTGTGGCCCTGTTATTGATCAAGTTATAGTGTTCCCTGTTGCCTAA